From Vigna unguiculata cultivar IT97K-499-35 chromosome 5, ASM411807v1, whole genome shotgun sequence, the proteins below share one genomic window:
- the LOC114183823 gene encoding flap endonuclease GEN-like 1: MGVGGNFWELLKPYARREGFDFLRNKRVAVDLSFWIVQHENAMKATHVRKPHLRLTFFRTINLFSKFGALPVFIVDGTPSPLKAQSRIARYFRSSGIELTSLPVSEGVSADRSSLFSSRVQECVELGKLLGMPVLQAKGEAEALCAQLNNEGHVDACITADSDAFLFGAKCVIKCFCPNSKEPFECYNMSDIEAGLGLKRKHLIAISLLVGNDHDMNGVRGIGLDNALHFAKAFNEDDILNRLREIGKGGNTSQIPSCTIFEDNKDVDGNCTNIKQPHCSLCGHPGSKKDHMKFSCEYCVKKDDEGCRRKPEGFKCDCCSCVLNRRHKEQKREENWYSKICLKIAEEPNFPKDEIIDMYLCNDNGYFSASDGPRIIWGKPNIEMLIDFLNFHQRWDPSYIRRTMFPMMSTIFLRDMSTTPTGETLLFGQYEFDSVERVKMRYGYQFYVVKWKRAGVNINTSKVPSNESSAQQDVVELDEMVDLLDDAPEIHVDGCSFLFTDENMDLVGTAFPAEVKSFLQEQERKRRKNSKSRCQENENSVSPNSRSTQLNITEFFPSTKIKHRQSKQREESSNDADSEGSKSSKIKRKVSNSDNLPKSVRRRLLFD, translated from the exons ATGGGGGTTGGTGGTAATTTCTGGGAGCTGCTAAAGCCCTATGCGCGCCGCGAGGGTTTTGATTTCTTGAGGAACAAGCGAGTTGCTGTGGACCTATCATTCTGGATTGTTCAGCATGAAAATGCCATGAAAGCTACTCATGTCAGAAAACCTCACCTCAGACTTACCTTCTTCCGGACCATAAATCTCTTCTCCAAG TTTGGGGCACTTCCTGTGTTCATTGTTGATGGAACTCCATCACCATTGAAAGCACAGTCCAGGATTGCAAGATATTTTCGGTCTTCTGGCATTGAGTTGACTAGCTTGCCAGTCTCAGAAGGTGTTTCAGCAGATAGGAGCAGTCTGTTTTCAAGTCGAGTTCAAGAATGTGTG GAACTGGGCAAACTACTTGGAATGCCTGTACTACAGGCTAAAGGAGAGGCCGAAGCACTCTGCGCTCAATTAAATAATGAAGGTCATGTAGATGCTTGCATCACAGCTGACAGTGATGCATTCCTCTTTGGGGCCAAATGCGTTATAAAATGTTTCTGTCCCAATTCCAAA GAACCATTTGAATGCTACAACATGTCAGATATTGAAGCTGGACTCGGATTGAAGAGGAAACACTTGATAGCTATCTCTCTTTTAGTTGGAAATGATCATGATATGAATGGTGTTCGAGGAATTGGGCTTGATAATGCACTTCATTTTGCTAAGGCTTTTAATGAAGATGATATATTGAACAG ATTACGGGAGATAGGCAAAGGGGGCAATACTTCACAAATTCCCAGCTGCACTATATTCGAGGACAACAAAGATGTTGATGGAAACTGCACGAATATAAAACAACCTCATTGCTCATTATGTGGGCATCCTGGCAGCAAGAAAGATCATATGAAATTTTCTTGTGAATACTGTGTCAAAAAGGATGATGAAGGCTGCCGGAGAAAACCAGAGGGTTTTAAATGTGATTGCTGCTCCTGTGTTTTG AATAGGAGACATAAGGAGcaaaaaagagaggaaaattGGTACTCAAAAATTTGTCTCAAAATTGCAGAGGAGCCAAACTTTCCCAAAGATGAAATCATTGACATGTACTTATGCAATGACAATGGTTACTTTTCAG CAAGTGATGGTCCTCGGATCATATGGGGAAAACCTAATATTGAGATGCTGATTGATTTTTTAAACTTCCATCAGCGTTGGGATCCATCCTACATTCGACGGACTATGTTTCCTATGATGTCCACTATCTTTCTGAGAGATATGTCCACTACACCTACGGGAGAAACTTTGTTATTTGGGCAATATGAGTTTGATTCGGTTGAACGTGTGAAGATGAGATATGGATATCAGTTTTATGTGGTCAAGTGGAAACGTGCAGGGGTAAACATTAACACCAGCAAAGTTCCATCAAATGAATCCAGTGCGCAACAAGATGTAGTAGAGCTTGATGAAATGGTGGATCTACTGGACGACGCTCCTGAGATTCATGTAGATGGATGTAGCTTTCTGTTTACAGATGAAAACATGGACCTAGTAGGGACTGCTTTTCCAGCAGAAGTCAAAAGTTTTTTGCAGGAGCAG gaaaggaaaaggagaaagaacTCAAAATCAAGGTGCCAAGAAAATGAAAACTCAGTTTCTCCAAACTCAAGAAGTACTCAGCTAAACATCACAGAGTTCTTTCCATCAACCAAAATTAAACATCGTCAATCAAAACAAAGAGAAGAATCATCCAATGATGCTGATAGTGAGGGCAGCAAGAgttccaaaattaaaagaaaagtgtCTAATTCTGACAATCTTCCAAAATCTGTGAGGCGTCGCCTTTTGTTTGACTAG
- the LOC114183497 gene encoding ribosomal RNA small subunit methyltransferase, chloroplastic gives MNPSSLCSLQTFPPISHSALLYRHRKPAHDSTAGVRRRAPYVVCAERSSRASTRSADDYHATLKALKSRGRFPRKSLGQHYMLNSDINDQLAGAAGIEQGDVVLEIGPGTGSLTNVLLNSGAYVLAVEKDKHMAALVSERFSSSGKLKVLTEDIVKCHVRSHMSSLVGSTYSKSRNAKVVANIPFNISTDVIKLFLPMGDIFSEVVLLLQEETAVRLVVSSLRTPEYRPINVFVNFYSEPEYKFKVPRTNFFPQPNVDAAVVSFKLKLPSEYPHVSSTKSFFSMVNSAFNEKRKMLRKSLQHICTSLEIEEALTSIGLLATSRPEELTLDDFVKLHNLIAKE, from the exons ATGAATCCTTCGTCGCTATGTTCTCTTCAAACATTCCCGCCAATATCTCACTCCGCATTGCTTTACCGCCACCGCAAACCGGCGCATGATAGCACCGCCGGCGTAAGGCGGAGAGCTCCATACGTAGTTTGTGCTGAAAGAAGTAGCAGAGCTTCCACGCGAAGCGCTGATGATTACCATGCCACTCTTAAAGCTCTCAAATCCAGAGGCCGATTCCCCAGAAAATCTCTTGGCCAG CATTatatgttgaattctgacataAATGACCAACTTGCTGGTGCGGCCGGTATTGAACAAGGCGATGTCGTGTTGGAAATTGGACCTGGAACTGGCTCCCTGACTAATGTTCTTTTGAATTCGGGAGCATACGTACTTGCAGTTGAAAAG GATAAACACATGGCTGCCCTTGTGAGTGAAAGATTTTCAAGTTCAGGAAAGTTGAAG GTTTTGACCGAGGATATTGTCAAGTGTCATGTGCGCTCTCATATGTCATCATTGGTTGGAAGCACATATTCAAAATCCAGAAATGCCAAA GTGGTTGCTAACATTCCCTTTAATATCAGTACAGATGTGATCAAATTATTTCTTCCGATGGGTGACATTTTCTCAGAAGTGGTTCTATTGCTCCAG GAGGAGACTGCTGTCCGCTTGGTAGTGTCATCACTCCGCACCCCTGAGTATCGTCCCATCAATGTATTTGTTAATTTCTATTCAG AGCCGGAGTACAAATTTAAAGTCCCAAGAACCAATTTTTTCCCTCAGCCTAAT GTTGACGCAGCTGTTGTCTCATTCAAGCTGAAGCTACCGTCAGAATATCCCCATGTTTCTTCCACGAAAAGCTTCTTTTCAATG GTTAATTCAGCATTCAATGAGAAGCGTAAGATGCTGCGCAAGTCACTTCAACACATATGCACATCCCTTGAGATCGAAGAAGCTTTAACAAGCATAGGTCTTCTAGCTACT TCAAGACCTGAGGAACTAACATTGGATGATTTTGTTAAGTTGCATAACTTGATAGCCAAAGAGTAG
- the LOC114183135 gene encoding uncharacterized protein LOC114183135, which yields MARERKANDVKRNCHGEGLRGKHHNGVGTRRCLCTKMVATPLTFENAILHLTATTTTNNVSNAPNKQYKNILNFRYSQNSTSSFTIKHSSFVLVFHPTPRNKISIFSMEEAPPSIQDLILSLQQATLMAKQLPSSSTANPTHLHQIHSSLHQAHRHLSSFLSALQLPPSYAAESSATAEPMQVEDGGDGGVDDEETTSKCTIDLVEEKMRQCFIKNKRPKRPLSPSATAAAMEEKGVAGDAYVERIRDYDPYNMKLRALDLLYQFHA from the exons ATGGCGCGTGAACGAAAGGCTAATGATGTGAAACGAAACTGTCATGGAGAGGGGTTGCGAGGCAAACACCACAATGGTGTGGGGACACGGCGATGCCTTTGCACGAAGATGGTGGCGACGCCGTTAACGTTTGAAAACG ccATTCTACACCTGactgcaacaacaacaaccaataATGTCAGTAACGCTCCCAATAAACAATACAAAAACATCCTCAATTTCCGCTATTCTCAAAACAGCACTTCCTCATTCACTATCAAACACTCAAGTTTTGTACTTGTGTTCCATCCAACACCCagaaacaaaatttcaattttttcaatggAAGAGGCACCCCCATCAATCCAAGACCTCATTTTGTCACTTCAACAAGCCACTTTAATGGCGAAGCAGTTACCATCATCATCCACTGCCAACCCCACCCATCTCCACCAAATCCACTCTTCCCTCCACCAGGCCCACCGCCACCTCTCCTCCTTCCTCTCTGCCCTCCAGCTGCCACCATCTTATGCCGCTGAGTCCTCTGCCACCGCAGAACCGATGCAGGTGGAGGACGGTGGCGATGGTGGGGTGGATGATGAAGAGACCACTTCAAAGTGCACCATTGACTTGGTTGAGGAGAAAATGAGACAGTGTTTCATCAAGAACAAACGCCCCAAACGGCCTCTGTCACCGTCTGCAACGGCGGCAGCCATGGAGGAGAAAGGGGTTGCCGGTGATGCATACGTCGAGCGGATCAGGGACTATGATCCTTATAATATGAAGTTGAGGGCATTGGACCTTTTGTATCAGTTTCATGCGTGA
- the LOC114182935 gene encoding RING-H2 finger protein ATL5-like, protein MLGSGTNLVTTVIGFGMSATFIVFVCTRIICGRLRGGVESRMVYEIESRIDIEQPEHHVNDPESEPVLLDAIPTLKFNQEAFSSLEHTQCVICLADYKEREVLRIMPKCGHTFHLSCIDIWLRKQSTCPVCRLPLKNSSETKHVRPVTFTMSQSLDESHTSERNENVETHDEEATPTAASNSLQQPTSGEEGARQ, encoded by the exons ATGTTGGGTTCAGGTACCAATTTGGTGACCACGGTCATTGGCTTTGGCATGAGTGCCACTTTCATTGTGTTTGTCTGCACCAGAATCATATGTGGAAGGCTAAGAGGAGGTGTTGAATCTCGGATGGTGTATGAGATTGAATCAAGAATTGATATTGAACAG CCAGAACATCATGTTAATGACCCTGAATCAGAACCTGTTCTGCTTGATGCAATCCCTACTTTGAAGTTCAACCAAGAGGCTTTCAGTTCCCTTGAACACACACA GTGTGTAATATGTTTGGCAGATTACAAAGAAAGAGAAGTTTTGCGTATCATGCCGAAATGTGGCCACACTTTTCATCTTTCTTGCATTGATATATGGCTGAGAAAACAATCTACCTGCCCAGTTTGCCGTCTGCCACTGAAGAACTCTTCTGAAACAAAACATGTAAGACCTGTGACGTTTACCATGAGCCAATCCCTTGATGAGTCTCACACAtcagaaagaaatgaaaatgtaGAGACACATGATGAAGAAGCTACTCCTACTGCAGCCAGTAACTCTTTGCAACAACCAACTTCAGGTGAAGAAGGAGCAAGGCAATGA